In a genomic window of Anoxybacter fermentans:
- a CDS encoding leucine-rich repeat domain-containing protein, with product MTKGKYLGLVVLLVISLMLVLTGCTDSLLSGQILGKVTGSITGVVKDDQKNPLSGVSVTVGNKADTTDSNGVFQISNLEVGEYILTATLKGYKTTQVNITVSEGNNTIKDIILYKEDTNDGNDPTDEEDMGEIITFEDSNLEAVVREALGKPSGPIYSKEVMFIDGLEGWDRGITSLKGIEHLTSLHWINFNNNQISDLNPLAELLSLEWLEFNNNLINDISPLLNLLKLRGLSLIDNPINDDAIDVLAEMDYLENLHLGGNSINDIDALINIIREMPYLRWLTLTRSKLTNTHLYLLVNLNGLEGLNLSENLIDDISPLKELSNLKHLNVSGNSIRDISSLAELKLLRGLYLWNNEIMDIDSLAELTNLESLGLGWNQIENITPLANLTNLQRLWLSGNYIVDISPLAGLTYLEELYLDNNNIDNIEPLAGLTRLEELWLEDNDISDISALAGMQFLRRLSIAGNKISNIDVLLELDRLEYVRIGSIYYLDDSALEVIEELEKRGCEVEFWGGQN from the coding sequence ATGACTAAAGGGAAATATCTGGGTTTGGTTGTTTTGTTAGTTATAAGTTTGATGTTGGTTTTAACCGGATGTACTGATTCATTGTTATCTGGTCAGATACTCGGAAAGGTAACTGGTTCTATAACTGGAGTTGTCAAAGATGATCAAAAAAACCCATTATCTGGAGTTTCAGTTACAGTTGGTAATAAAGCCGATACAACCGACAGTAACGGAGTTTTTCAGATTTCTAATCTGGAAGTAGGTGAATACATTCTAACTGCTACTCTTAAAGGATACAAGACTACACAGGTTAATATTACTGTATCCGAGGGAAATAATACGATAAAAGATATAATTTTGTATAAAGAAGACACAAATGATGGAAATGATCCTACCGATGAAGAAGATATGGGTGAAATTATCACATTTGAAGATTCTAATCTAGAGGCTGTTGTACGTGAGGCATTAGGTAAACCTTCTGGCCCTATTTATTCAAAAGAGGTTATGTTTATAGATGGTTTGGAAGGTTGGGATAGGGGTATAACTTCTCTTAAGGGGATTGAGCACTTAACTTCTTTGCACTGGATTAACTTTAATAATAATCAGATTAGTGATCTCAATCCTTTAGCTGAATTATTATCTCTGGAATGGTTGGAATTTAATAATAATTTAATTAATGATATTAGTCCTTTATTAAATCTTTTAAAATTACGTGGACTTTCTCTTATTGATAATCCTATTAATGATGATGCTATAGATGTTTTAGCTGAAATGGATTATTTAGAGAATCTTCACCTTGGAGGTAATTCAATCAATGATATAGATGCATTAATTAATATCATAAGAGAAATGCCATATCTAAGGTGGCTAACTCTTACCAGAAGTAAACTTACTAATACTCATTTATATTTATTGGTTAATTTAAATGGGTTAGAGGGGCTCAATCTTTCAGAAAATTTGATTGATGATATAAGCCCATTGAAAGAATTAAGTAATTTGAAACATCTTAATGTTAGCGGTAATAGTATCAGAGATATCAGTTCTTTAGCCGAATTGAAGCTTTTAAGAGGACTTTATCTTTGGAATAATGAGATCATGGATATAGATTCTTTAGCTGAATTGACAAATTTAGAATCTCTTGGACTTGGTTGGAATCAGATTGAAAATATTACTCCTTTAGCTAATTTGACGAATTTGCAAAGACTCTGGCTTTCTGGTAACTATATTGTTGATATAAGTCCTTTAGCTGGATTAACATATTTAGAGGAGCTTTATCTTGATAATAATAATATTGATAATATAGAACCTTTAGCTGGATTAACACGTTTAGAGGAGCTTTGGCTTGAAGATAATGATATTAGTGATATAAGTGCTCTAGCTGGAATGCAATTTTTACGAAGGCTTAGTATTGCGGGAAATAAGATCAGTAATATAGATGTTTTATTGGAGTTGGACAGATTAGAATATGTTCGTATTGGATCTATATATTATTTAGATGATAGTGCTCTTGAGGTAATTGAGGAATTAGAAAAAAGAGGATGTGAAGTTGAATTCTGGGGAGGTCAAAATTGA
- a CDS encoding Asp23/Gls24 family envelope stress response protein: MEVYALIGPSGTGKSHRALLVAHKYNIQLLVDDGLLIKGNKILAGKSAKRESSKIAAIRRAIFIDEEHSKEVREVLQILPDDKILILGTSLKMAKRIARELGFPKIDHIIRIEDIASEKEIQLAREKRIKEGKHVIPVPIIEVKPKFSGYLMESLELILGLKEPKKAEKTIVRPRFSYYGKLLIHDNVINQLINHGIKNHPDITRIIHLDTEKSEEGLKISVSLECLYGRHLPTIGKEVQREVKEVVEMTTGLNVLEINIFFVNIRLSR; this comes from the coding sequence ATGGAAGTCTATGCTTTAATTGGGCCGAGTGGAACAGGAAAAAGTCATCGGGCATTATTGGTAGCCCATAAATATAATATTCAATTACTGGTGGATGATGGGTTATTAATTAAAGGTAATAAAATTCTGGCCGGTAAATCAGCAAAACGTGAATCCAGTAAAATTGCTGCTATTCGACGGGCCATTTTTATTGATGAAGAACATTCGAAAGAAGTACGTGAAGTCTTACAAATCTTGCCTGATGATAAAATACTAATTTTGGGTACATCTCTAAAAATGGCAAAACGTATAGCCAGGGAGCTGGGGTTTCCTAAAATTGATCACATTATCCGGATTGAGGATATTGCTTCTGAGAAAGAGATACAACTTGCCAGAGAAAAACGGATAAAAGAAGGAAAACACGTTATTCCTGTGCCTATAATAGAGGTTAAGCCCAAGTTTTCAGGTTATCTTATGGAATCTCTGGAACTGATATTGGGACTAAAAGAGCCAAAAAAAGCGGAAAAAACCATAGTTCGTCCACGTTTTAGTTATTACGGAAAGCTTTTAATTCACGATAATGTTATCAATCAACTGATTAATCATGGGATTAAAAACCATCCCGATATCACCCGGATTATTCACTTAGATACTGAGAAGTCAGAGGAAGGTTTAAAAATTTCCGTTTCTCTTGAATGTCTGTACGGACGACATCTACCGACCATAGGAAAAGAGGTTCAAAGAGAAGTTAAAGAGGTGGTTGAAATGACTACCGGGCTAAATGTTCTCGAGATAAATATTTTCTTTGTGAATATAAGATTATCCAGATAA
- a CDS encoding nucleotidyltransferase family protein: MIMGVILAAGEAKRMGEPKQLLSWQGEPLIRWVIRQVWFSRFNPVRVVLGAYADQIEPLIEDLDVEILFNPAYPQGQSTSVKKGLQDYPPGVIGAAFILGDQPLIKVETYNYLIEVFEKEEPGILVPTYQNQRGNPIFFHKRFFSDLMKIEGDCGGREIIFDNQAQVRKVEVADPGIILDLDVKEDYLRLMKMGEVR, encoded by the coding sequence ATGATAATGGGAGTCATATTGGCTGCAGGAGAAGCAAAGCGGATGGGAGAACCGAAACAGCTTCTTAGCTGGCAGGGTGAGCCATTAATACGTTGGGTGATAAGACAGGTTTGGTTCAGCAGGTTTAATCCTGTCAGAGTGGTTCTTGGTGCATATGCAGACCAGATTGAGCCACTTATCGAAGATCTGGATGTGGAGATTCTTTTTAACCCGGCCTATCCACAGGGGCAAAGTACATCGGTTAAAAAAGGATTACAGGATTATCCACCTGGTGTAATAGGAGCAGCCTTCATTTTGGGTGATCAACCCCTGATTAAAGTGGAAACATATAATTACTTAATTGAGGTATTTGAGAAAGAAGAACCGGGTATTTTAGTCCCTACTTATCAGAATCAGCGTGGTAATCCCATTTTTTTTCATAAGCGATTTTTTTCCGATTTGATGAAAATAGAAGGAGATTGTGGAGGCAGGGAGATTATTTTTGATAATCAGGCTCAGGTACGAAAGGTTGAAGTAGCTGATCCTGGGATTATCCTGGATCTGGATGTGAAAGAAGATTATTTGAGATTAATGAAAATGGGTGAGGTTAGATGA
- the yqeB gene encoding selenium-dependent molybdenum cofactor biosynthesis protein YqeB, protein MRLQEVKVVIRGGGDLATGVAYRLSRAGFRIIVTELAEPLVVRRTVSLAEAIYRGRMEVEGMIGICVNDLKEAVELVTEGGVIPVLIDPDGKILKYWKPTVVVDAIMAKRNLAGTKMTDAPVVIGLGPGFRAGEDVHAVVETKRGHFLGRVLYEGEALANTGIPGIVAGIGRERVVYSPVAGVFKSEREIGDMIEAGEVFGWIEETPIYAKISGCIRGLLKPGIRVKANVKVGDIDPRKDVSYCYTISDKALAVGGGVLEAVLSLLQNIVEI, encoded by the coding sequence ATGAGATTACAGGAAGTTAAGGTAGTGATCCGTGGGGGTGGTGATTTAGCAACTGGTGTTGCTTATCGGTTAAGTCGGGCCGGATTTAGGATTATTGTAACGGAATTGGCTGAGCCTTTAGTGGTACGCAGAACCGTCTCTCTTGCGGAGGCAATTTATAGAGGAAGAATGGAAGTAGAAGGAATGATTGGTATATGTGTGAATGATCTTAAAGAAGCAGTGGAGTTAGTAACAGAAGGTGGAGTGATCCCGGTATTGATAGACCCGGATGGTAAAATACTTAAGTACTGGAAACCTACAGTGGTTGTAGATGCAATTATGGCCAAACGAAATCTGGCAGGGACGAAGATGACTGATGCACCGGTGGTGATTGGACTTGGCCCGGGATTTAGAGCAGGAGAAGATGTACACGCTGTTGTAGAGACTAAACGTGGACATTTTCTAGGACGCGTTCTCTATGAGGGAGAAGCTTTAGCTAATACAGGAATTCCCGGGATTGTGGCAGGAATAGGACGTGAACGGGTGGTCTATTCACCGGTAGCTGGAGTATTTAAGTCTGAACGGGAAATTGGAGATATGATAGAAGCTGGAGAGGTCTTTGGTTGGATTGAAGAAACCCCCATTTATGCTAAAATCAGTGGTTGTATCCGTGGGCTTTTAAAACCAGGTATCAGGGTCAAAGCCAATGTGAAAGTGGGAGATATAGATCCCCGGAAAGATGTCAGTTATTGTTATACCATCTCCGATAAGGCTTTAGCAGTAGGTGGGGGTGTACTGGAAGCAGTACTTAGTTTGCTTCAGAATATAGTTGAAATTTAG
- a CDS encoding Nif3-like dinuclear metal center hexameric protein, with product MLTTEQIMQVALDMIGIDEIPADSAIYHPGEGIKRVLFGVDMGASEIFLAHQLGYDAVIAHHPTGAVRTFYKIFEEHVRQMVEAGVPEEVARAVIKEMTEVHQLRAQTANADHVPSVARLLNMPYLNIHFPLDQIGRKIMTQVIEEKTTEESTLQDVVDALMTLPEFQKADTEIKILIGDPEAKRGKFVFSHGAGTNGGYGVANAYFEHGIDTVLYIHISHADLKKLRQEAKGNLIVTGHIASDLVGINPFIEKLEEKGLIVDRMSGL from the coding sequence ATGCTGACCACAGAGCAAATTATGCAGGTGGCGCTGGATATGATTGGGATTGATGAGATTCCCGCTGACAGTGCCATTTATCATCCCGGAGAGGGGATCAAAAGGGTATTATTTGGAGTAGATATGGGGGCTTCTGAAATTTTTTTGGCCCATCAATTGGGTTATGATGCAGTCATTGCCCATCATCCAACAGGTGCTGTCAGGACATTTTATAAGATTTTTGAAGAGCATGTGCGGCAAATGGTGGAGGCTGGTGTTCCAGAAGAGGTGGCTCGAGCTGTTATAAAAGAGATGACTGAAGTTCATCAGTTGAGGGCACAGACGGCTAATGCTGATCATGTTCCCTCAGTAGCTCGTTTGTTAAATATGCCTTATTTGAATATTCACTTCCCCTTAGATCAAATTGGAAGAAAAATTATGACTCAGGTAATCGAAGAAAAGACAACAGAAGAAAGTACGTTGCAAGATGTAGTTGATGCACTTATGACTTTACCTGAATTTCAAAAAGCTGATACTGAGATTAAAATATTAATAGGTGATCCTGAAGCTAAAAGGGGTAAATTTGTCTTTTCTCATGGAGCTGGGACCAACGGCGGATATGGTGTAGCCAATGCCTACTTTGAGCATGGAATCGATACAGTACTTTATATCCATATCAGTCATGCTGATCTTAAAAAGTTGCGCCAGGAAGCCAAAGGAAATCTTATCGTAACAGGGCATATTGCTAGTGACCTGGTTGGAATTAACCCATTTATAGAAAAATTGGAGGAGAAGGGGTTGATTGTTGATCGAATGAGTGGACTTTAA
- a CDS encoding XdhC family protein: MKIYRTVLKMLMNNEKGVLVTVVDSTPSFEELKGKRCIFKESGFLSDNDKDFNDELLFANLQKLCLKIMDEGKFRREKLKVGDEWIDLMLEPILPMPRLIILGCGYVGQALAQIAYLLELPLVVVDDRSDFANKTLFPPKTRIICDDFSRAIEVIDPKENDFVVIVTRGHKYDRICLEKLAGKKLAYIGMIGSRRRVRELFSELIKEGVDSEWLSKVHAPIGLDIGAETPAEIGVSIMAEIIQIWRKGA; this comes from the coding sequence TTGAAAATATATAGAACTGTCCTGAAAATGCTTATGAATAATGAAAAAGGTGTATTGGTTACTGTGGTTGACAGTACACCTTCTTTTGAGGAGTTAAAGGGAAAACGCTGTATCTTTAAAGAAAGTGGCTTTTTGAGTGATAACGATAAAGATTTTAACGATGAACTTTTATTTGCTAATTTACAAAAATTATGTCTAAAAATTATGGACGAGGGAAAATTTAGACGTGAAAAGTTAAAAGTAGGGGATGAATGGATTGACCTCATGCTTGAGCCGATTCTTCCCATGCCCAGGTTGATTATTCTTGGCTGTGGATATGTAGGCCAGGCACTGGCTCAGATAGCTTATCTTTTAGAATTACCACTTGTAGTGGTAGATGATCGGTCTGATTTTGCGAATAAAACTCTTTTCCCCCCTAAAACCCGAATTATCTGCGATGATTTTAGTCGGGCTATAGAAGTGATTGACCCAAAAGAAAATGATTTTGTTGTGATTGTGACCAGAGGACATAAATATGACCGCATCTGTCTTGAGAAATTGGCGGGAAAAAAGTTAGCCTATATTGGGATGATTGGAAGTAGGCGGCGCGTTCGGGAACTATTTTCTGAACTGATAAAAGAGGGAGTTGACTCCGAATGGTTATCAAAGGTCCATGCTCCTATTGGTCTGGATATCGGTGCTGAGACTCCAGCGGAAATTGGAGTTAGTATAATGGCTGAGATTATTCAGATCTGGCGGAAGGGGGCTTAA
- a CDS encoding XdhC family protein translates to MNQELIMQMMEALEDFPVVALATIIQTWGSTPRKAGAKMVICPDGRTFGTIGGGCSEGEVKSRARLVMDTGIPVIHQVSMTGDIAADEGMICGGKMEVYIEPVYREDNSV, encoded by the coding sequence ATGAATCAAGAATTGATAATGCAGATGATGGAAGCTCTTGAGGACTTTCCGGTGGTAGCTCTTGCAACTATTATTCAGACCTGGGGCTCGACACCACGTAAGGCTGGAGCTAAAATGGTTATCTGCCCTGATGGGAGGACTTTTGGAACCATCGGAGGTGGATGCAGTGAAGGAGAGGTTAAATCCCGGGCCAGGTTGGTTATGGACACAGGAATTCCAGTAATCCATCAGGTTTCCATGACCGGCGATATTGCCGCTGATGAAGGAATGATCTGTGGAGGGAAAATGGAGGTCTATATTGAACCTGTTTATAGGGAGGATAATAGTGTTTAA
- the selB gene encoding selenocysteine-specific translation elongation factor: MQSVIIGTAGHVDHGKTTLIRALTGVDTDRLKEEKERKLTIDLGFAPFDLPSGRRVSVIDVPGHKKFMGNMLAGIGGIDLVLLVIDANEGVMPQTREHLEVISLLQIKKMLVVLTKIDTVEVEWLDLVEEEVREELKDTPYKDAEIVRVSAVKGIGIEKLKFKIDEIIDTLEPKDINAPLRLPVDRSFKMKGFGTVITGTLLAGKVKKDQQVDILPQGLTCRVRNIEVHNQPVNEAYAGQRVALNLAGVEKEDVPRGSVIAQPGFFKPTDRLDVEIEVLPDFPYPLKHASRVHFHIGTSDLLAKVYLLEKKELLPGEKGFAQLELADKIVAYYQDLFIIRFYSPVKTMGGGRVLNVNPGLYRKYGEEEMAELKLLAGGSSEDLVLQQILRHGIISPSELLKEAKLAEKELDELLEKLLDKEMIIELGDGYLMALTVYRDWKKRILKKLEEFHKENHLKPGISRAELKQVLPDKLTTQKYDLFLEKLLKSGEIRLDQYMVALASFEPQPIKEEEKILKEIKKIFADKGIETPGIKELAREIKIDEKKVQEYLEYLMYLGEIVQIRDGYYLSVSVLNEVQDKVVNYLKEKGEITLAEARDLLESSRKYTLPIMEYFDQINLTRRKDNVRVLI; this comes from the coding sequence GTGCAGTCGGTGATTATAGGTACAGCTGGACATGTTGACCATGGAAAAACAACTTTAATTCGGGCTTTAACTGGAGTAGATACAGATCGTTTAAAAGAAGAGAAAGAGCGAAAGTTGACAATTGACCTGGGTTTTGCTCCTTTTGATTTGCCAAGTGGACGTAGGGTGAGTGTAATAGATGTTCCTGGGCATAAGAAATTTATGGGTAATATGTTAGCAGGTATTGGCGGGATTGATCTGGTTTTATTGGTGATTGATGCCAATGAAGGAGTTATGCCGCAGACCCGTGAACATTTAGAGGTTATTAGCCTTTTGCAGATTAAAAAGATGCTCGTGGTTTTGACCAAAATAGATACGGTAGAAGTAGAGTGGCTGGATTTGGTTGAAGAAGAAGTACGTGAAGAACTTAAAGACACACCCTATAAAGATGCTGAGATAGTTCGGGTATCAGCAGTTAAGGGGATAGGTATTGAAAAGTTAAAATTTAAAATTGATGAGATTATTGATACTCTTGAACCCAAAGATATTAATGCGCCTTTACGTTTACCTGTGGATCGCTCATTTAAAATGAAAGGTTTTGGAACAGTTATAACCGGAACCCTTCTTGCAGGTAAAGTAAAAAAAGATCAGCAGGTGGATATTCTCCCCCAGGGATTGACGTGCCGTGTCCGGAATATAGAGGTACATAATCAGCCTGTAAATGAAGCATATGCCGGGCAGAGGGTTGCTTTGAATCTTGCAGGTGTGGAAAAAGAAGATGTACCCCGGGGAAGTGTGATTGCCCAGCCAGGCTTTTTTAAACCCACAGATAGGTTAGATGTGGAGATTGAAGTATTACCCGATTTTCCTTATCCTTTAAAACATGCCAGTCGGGTTCATTTTCATATAGGAACCAGTGATCTTTTGGCAAAAGTTTATCTTCTTGAAAAAAAAGAACTGTTACCCGGAGAAAAAGGATTTGCTCAGTTGGAACTGGCTGATAAAATAGTGGCTTACTATCAAGACCTTTTTATCATTCGTTTTTACTCTCCTGTTAAAACTATGGGTGGTGGCAGGGTGTTAAACGTAAATCCAGGCCTCTATCGAAAATATGGGGAAGAGGAGATGGCTGAATTAAAACTTCTGGCTGGAGGTAGTAGTGAAGATCTAGTTCTGCAACAGATTTTGCGTCATGGAATTATTTCACCATCTGAATTGTTAAAAGAGGCCAAACTGGCAGAAAAAGAGCTAGATGAACTGTTAGAAAAACTGTTGGATAAGGAGATGATTATTGAACTGGGTGATGGATATTTGATGGCTTTAACGGTTTATCGCGATTGGAAAAAACGTATTTTAAAGAAACTTGAAGAATTCCATAAGGAGAATCACTTAAAACCTGGAATCTCCAGAGCCGAACTGAAGCAGGTGCTGCCAGATAAATTGACCACTCAAAAATATGATCTTTTCCTTGAAAAACTTCTTAAATCTGGGGAGATTCGCCTGGATCAGTATATGGTAGCTCTTGCTTCTTTTGAACCTCAACCGATAAAGGAAGAGGAAAAAATACTTAAAGAGATCAAAAAAATTTTTGCTGATAAAGGTATTGAGACACCGGGAATAAAGGAGCTGGCTCGGGAAATAAAGATTGATGAAAAGAAAGTTCAGGAATATCTCGAATATTTAATGTATCTGGGGGAAATTGTCCAGATAAGAGATGGGTATTATTTATCAGTATCAGTGCTAAATGAGGTTCAGGATAAAGTGGTTAATTATCTTAAAGAAAAAGGTGAAATTACTTTAGCAGAGGCCAGAGATTTATTGGAATCCAGCCGGAAATATACTTTACCTATTATGGAATATTTTGACCAGATCAATTTAACCCGTCGAAAAGATAATGTCCGGGTACTGATCTAA
- the yqeC gene encoding selenium cofactor biosynthesis protein YqeC: protein MFKEILDLKRHTVVTLIGAGGKTTTMYYLAYKMAQANCRVLITTTTKIYYLAKDVERFVKAQIYDEWLYKLKERARPGKYLVAGSGVKDGKVLGVVPEWIDELAGSGIFDLILVEGDGSAQKPLKAPAEFEPVIPESTSLLLPVLGLSGVGQSLSKKVVHRVEKFMELTGLKIGEKIGIDHLFQVYTQPEGYDLLKWKDICKVVPIINQVDDDLLEEIGQKLAGLFLKSGIDPVLLTCYRKNQIIWRICR from the coding sequence GTGTTTAAAGAAATTCTGGATCTTAAAAGACATACGGTAGTAACACTGATAGGAGCAGGTGGTAAGACTACCACTATGTATTATCTGGCTTATAAGATGGCCCAGGCTAACTGTCGGGTATTGATTACCACAACAACAAAGATATATTATTTAGCTAAAGATGTAGAGAGGTTTGTAAAGGCTCAGATATATGATGAGTGGCTTTATAAGCTAAAAGAACGGGCCAGGCCAGGAAAATATCTGGTAGCTGGATCTGGAGTTAAGGATGGAAAGGTTTTGGGGGTGGTACCCGAATGGATCGATGAATTGGCGGGTTCAGGAATATTTGATTTGATTTTAGTAGAGGGAGATGGGTCTGCCCAAAAACCTTTGAAGGCTCCCGCTGAATTTGAACCTGTGATTCCTGAATCAACTTCATTACTTTTACCTGTACTGGGTTTGAGTGGTGTAGGTCAATCTTTGAGTAAAAAGGTAGTTCACCGGGTAGAGAAATTTATGGAGCTGACAGGATTAAAAATAGGTGAAAAGATTGGGATTGACCATCTCTTCCAGGTTTACACTCAGCCGGAAGGATATGATTTGCTTAAATGGAAAGATATTTGTAAGGTGGTACCGATTATAAATCAGGTGGATGATGACCTTTTAGAAGAGATAGGTCAAAAACTGGCAGGATTATTTTTAAAGTCAGGGATTGATCCGGTACTCTTAACCTGTTATCGAAAAAATCAGATTATTTGGAGGATTTGTCGATGA
- the cobO gene encoding cob(I)yrinic acid a,c-diamide adenosyltransferase, giving the protein MRQRLEKGLIQVYTGDGKGKTTAALGLALRAAGHELKVYIIQFMKGVSYSGELLSIPRLAPFIKLKSFGRGCPNAAAIRGGIAKCSGCGACFIKPGETTEEDKKTAQMAWELAEQVIMSDEYDLVILDEVINALHYGLVTFEQIKNLVQNKPELVEIVMTGRNAPQEIVEIADLVTEMKMIKHPFEKGIMSRWGIEY; this is encoded by the coding sequence ATGAGACAGCGTTTAGAAAAAGGGCTGATACAGGTTTATACAGGTGATGGTAAGGGAAAAACAACTGCTGCTTTGGGTTTGGCTTTACGAGCTGCCGGTCATGAGTTGAAAGTTTATATTATTCAATTTATGAAAGGGGTCAGTTATTCAGGAGAGTTACTTTCCATTCCGCGCCTGGCTCCGTTTATAAAGCTTAAAAGTTTTGGTCGTGGCTGTCCTAATGCTGCTGCTATTCGTGGAGGGATTGCAAAATGTAGCGGTTGTGGTGCATGTTTTATAAAGCCGGGAGAAACTACAGAAGAAGATAAAAAGACCGCGCAGATGGCCTGGGAGCTGGCAGAACAAGTTATAATGAGTGATGAATATGATCTGGTAATCTTAGATGAGGTGATAAATGCTTTGCATTATGGCCTGGTGACTTTTGAACAGATTAAAAATCTGGTTCAGAATAAACCTGAGCTGGTAGAGATTGTGATGACCGGTCGTAATGCGCCGCAGGAGATTGTGGAAATTGCAGATCTGGTTACCGAAATGAAAATGATCAAACATCCCTTTGAAAAGGGGATAATGAGCCGTTGGGGGATTGAATATTAA
- a CDS encoding molybdopterin-binding protein — MKKVPVEEAVGMVLGHDMTQIIPGLFKGPRFKKGHVIREEDIPILKSMGKDHIYILELKEGMLHENDAAIRIARATAGEGIKLTEPSEGKVNYIAEYPGMLEIDVERLHKINGIDGIGLITLHTGRIIQEGQIVAGTRVNPLVIEEVRIKQVEEVASQGDKLLKILPFKQLKVGIVITGNEVYYGRIQDKFGPVLKEKLNKYGANLFDLVYVPDDANEITTAILSLKEAGADVVVTGGGMSVDPDDVTPLGIRQTGAEVIKYGAPVLPGSMFMMAYLDEMPIIGLPACAMYHKITVFDLIFPKVLVGRKVKREDIVRLGHGGLCMHCEICHYPVCPLGKG, encoded by the coding sequence ATGAAGAAGGTGCCTGTTGAAGAAGCGGTAGGGATGGTTTTAGGACATGATATGACTCAGATCATTCCCGGTTTATTTAAGGGACCCAGGTTTAAAAAGGGACATGTTATTCGTGAAGAGGATATTCCGATTTTGAAGAGTATGGGAAAAGATCATATTTACATTCTGGAATTGAAGGAAGGAATGCTCCATGAGAATGATGCTGCCATCCGGATTGCCAGGGCAACAGCTGGTGAGGGTATTAAGTTAACTGAGCCTTCTGAGGGTAAAGTGAACTATATAGCTGAGTATCCGGGGATGTTAGAGATTGATGTTGAGCGTCTCCATAAAATTAACGGAATCGATGGTATTGGCCTTATAACTTTACATACAGGCAGGATTATTCAGGAAGGGCAAATTGTGGCCGGTACCCGGGTTAATCCTTTGGTGATTGAAGAAGTGAGAATCAAGCAGGTAGAAGAAGTGGCTTCTCAAGGTGATAAGTTACTTAAGATTTTGCCTTTTAAACAGTTAAAAGTGGGGATAGTAATCACTGGTAATGAAGTCTATTATGGACGAATTCAGGATAAATTTGGTCCAGTTTTGAAAGAAAAATTAAATAAATATGGTGCTAATCTGTTTGATCTGGTTTATGTACCTGATGATGCCAATGAGATTACAACTGCAATTCTTAGTCTAAAGGAAGCAGGGGCAGATGTGGTAGTTACGGGTGGTGGAATGAGTGTTGATCCTGATGATGTTACTCCTCTTGGAATTCGGCAAACCGGGGCAGAGGTGATTAAATATGGAGCTCCGGTACTTCCAGGTTCCATGTTTATGATGGCTTATCTTGATGAGATGCCTATTATCGGTTTGCCTGCCTGCGCTATGTATCATAAGATTACCGTTTTTGATCTTATCTTTCCAAAGGTATTGGTAGGAAGGAAGGTTAAGCGTGAGGATATTGTAAGATTAGGACACGGTGGATTGTGTATGCATTGTGAGATCTGCCACTATCCTGTTTGTCCTTTGGGGAAAGGGTAA